One genomic window of Spirochaetota bacterium includes the following:
- a CDS encoding STAS domain-containing protein, protein MAAEINYSIEEREGAKIVNLAGVLCSATEREFISLIESLVATNNVIINISGVSMVTSSGLKALIDLSQLARQKKRRVMILGASDNLQSLINATESYDLLLINSVEEGIRKLEYYI, encoded by the coding sequence ATGGCAGCTGAAATAAATTATTCAATAGAGGAACGTGAAGGGGCAAAAATAGTTAACTTAGCTGGTGTTCTGTGTTCAGCCACCGAAAGAGAATTTATTAGTTTGATAGAAAGTTTAGTTGCTACAAATAATGTTATTATTAATATTTCAGGTGTATCGATGGTAACTTCATCAGGGCTAAAGGCATTAATTGATCTGTCACAATTAGCAAGACAAAAAAAACGCAGGGTTATGATTTTGGGAGCCTCAGATAACCTGCAAAGTTTAATTAATGCAACTGAATCGTATGATCTGCTCTTAATCAATAGCGTAGAGGAAGGAATAAGAAAATTAGAATATTACATTTAA
- the aroB gene encoding 3-dehydroquinate synthase has product MDPITNSNAIVLQLESKKSTIIIGRGILASLSLLIPYKKWDVIVAIISDTVYTLHKDVMDNSLALIDAISIQYNDSEQNKSYAYAERYFNQLLENQCTRNSMLLGIGGGVTTDFTGYLASAYMRGIDVVYIPTTLLAMVDASIGGKVAVNIRAGKNIVGHFHQPDYILIDINFLHTLPKNEWRCGMSEVVKHALIGDSSSLPLLLNKEIQYGHIDDSLYTCIYSSVRFKASIVEKDEFEKNIRAILNFGHTVGHAIESLLEYTVSHGDAVAAGMLIESYISMKEGMPKADFDCIRDIISAYNLLPNFSFDPSKIVNHMMYDKKNVKGKTRFVLLESIGKPRIGCEVNDALVMEALNFYLKMVSK; this is encoded by the coding sequence GTGGATCCCATAACAAATAGTAATGCTATCGTTTTACAGTTAGAATCAAAGAAATCCACAATAATAATTGGCCGGGGAATACTGGCTTCATTATCTTTGCTGATACCCTATAAAAAGTGGGATGTCATTGTTGCAATCATAAGTGATACGGTATATACATTACATAAAGATGTTATGGATAACAGCCTGGCATTAATTGATGCTATTTCAATACAGTATAATGACAGCGAACAAAATAAATCATACGCATACGCCGAAAGATATTTCAACCAATTGCTTGAGAACCAGTGCACTCGAAATTCTATGCTTCTAGGAATAGGTGGTGGTGTTACTACTGATTTCACAGGTTACCTTGCGTCGGCATATATGCGCGGTATAGATGTAGTGTATATTCCCACAACACTTCTGGCGATGGTAGATGCTAGTATTGGCGGCAAAGTGGCAGTGAATATTAGAGCAGGCAAAAACATCGTTGGTCATTTCCATCAGCCTGATTATATTCTTATTGATATAAATTTTTTACATACTTTGCCCAAAAATGAATGGCGTTGTGGTATGTCAGAGGTTGTAAAGCATGCATTAATTGGCGATAGTTCATCATTACCATTATTGCTGAATAAAGAAATACAATATGGTCATATTGACGATTCATTATATACCTGTATTTATAGTTCAGTGCGATTCAAAGCTTCTATAGTTGAGAAGGATGAATTTGAAAAAAACATAAGAGCAATTTTAAATTTTGGACATACCGTTGGGCATGCTATAGAATCTCTGCTTGAATATACAGTAAGCCATGGTGATGCCGTTGCTGCTGGTATGTTGATTGAATCGTATATATCCATGAAAGAGGGCATGCCAAAAGCTGATTTTGATTGTATCAGAGATATTATATCTGCATATAACCTGTTGCCCAATTTTTCATTTGACCCTTCCAAGATAGTTAATCACATGATGTATGACAAAAAAAATGTAAAAGGCAAAACACGCTTTGTTCTTCTGGAATCAATTGGGAAACCGCGGATTGGTTGTGAAGTAAATGATGCACTGGTTATGGAAGCATTAAACTTTTATTTAAAAATGGTTAGTAAATAA
- a CDS encoding tetratricopeptide repeat protein codes for MKHPFVYAIFFCILLPVMIAFATPAYANSYYEAGCRYYVHKNWEKAKENFLKDIEATDRGDSYYFVGEIEKNNGNLTTALEYFEKAVERKMTPKYRNLAYWNLIVIYESRSDFPKTIKTCKYFYEVLGEASAKTKAENLINKLMWTENEEAKKEYEEGLNSKSKDYSLALQHFRQAIILDSSFLSPVFEIGMYYYTQNQYRDALSNFNQILYRIPFYGELQLLVGDIYFQEKRYSEAATAFEAALEYAFIDKDIKYSSQLKVATAYYNIGQYTKAETFLQQAISTKKGNLSPYLLLSAIQMQKNDYDGALQTLQSAYKIDSNNPEILYQLGLVFYNKNDNKAYEYFEKVYMQYRQKQKEIPAKYIKAFIITAQHYYSTKQYSKVVELTTIVPENLRDESLSLNYARSLYMLAQYNEAIVHFNKFRLQDSDLLILCKCYAFINDTSKVKEIVSSNYYNTNFINKVKEDKLLKPIYIEVQKQRETPVTVQPQPKEEQKDVPATHENTTEPIYPQ; via the coding sequence ATGAAACATCCTTTTGTATATGCCATATTTTTCTGCATTTTGTTACCCGTAATGATTGCATTTGCTACACCTGCATACGCTAACAGCTACTATGAAGCTGGATGTCGCTATTATGTCCATAAAAATTGGGAAAAAGCAAAAGAAAATTTTTTAAAGGATATTGAAGCAACTGACCGAGGCGATTCCTATTACTTTGTTGGTGAAATTGAGAAAAACAATGGAAATCTTACAACTGCTCTTGAATATTTTGAAAAGGCAGTTGAACGCAAGATGACGCCAAAATACCGAAATTTAGCATACTGGAACCTTATTGTCATCTATGAATCCAGATCCGATTTTCCAAAAACCATTAAAACCTGCAAATATTTTTATGAGGTGTTGGGGGAAGCATCAGCAAAAACCAAAGCGGAAAATTTGATTAACAAACTCATGTGGACCGAAAATGAAGAAGCAAAAAAAGAATATGAGGAAGGGCTTAATAGCAAATCAAAGGATTATTCGTTAGCATTACAGCATTTCAGACAGGCAATTATACTTGATAGCTCCTTTCTTTCCCCGGTATTTGAAATAGGCATGTATTATTACACGCAAAACCAGTACCGTGATGCCCTGTCTAATTTTAATCAGATTTTATACCGCATACCTTTTTACGGTGAACTCCAGTTGCTTGTTGGTGACATATATTTTCAGGAAAAACGCTATAGTGAAGCTGCAACAGCATTTGAGGCGGCATTGGAATATGCGTTTATTGATAAGGATATAAAATATTCCAGCCAGCTTAAAGTTGCTACTGCATATTATAATATTGGCCAGTATACTAAAGCTGAAACTTTTTTACAGCAGGCTATATCTACAAAAAAAGGCAACCTTTCACCGTATTTATTGCTATCAGCCATTCAGATGCAAAAGAATGATTATGATGGTGCCCTGCAAACGTTGCAGTCAGCATATAAAATTGATTCCAACAACCCGGAAATACTGTATCAGTTAGGTCTTGTCTTTTACAACAAAAATGACAACAAAGCATATGAATATTTTGAAAAAGTATACATGCAATACCGACAAAAGCAGAAGGAAATCCCCGCCAAATATATTAAAGCCTTCATTATAACAGCTCAGCATTATTACTCAACAAAGCAATATTCCAAGGTAGTAGAACTTACCACCATTGTTCCTGAAAACCTCCGCGATGAATCTTTATCGTTAAATTATGCACGCTCCCTCTATATGCTTGCTCAATACAATGAGGCGATAGTTCATTTTAATAAATTCAGGCTACAAGATAGTGATTTGCTTATTCTTTGCAAATGCTACGCTTTTATCAATGATACCTCAAAAGTTAAAGAGATAGTGTCCAGCAACTATTACAATACAAATTTCATTAATAAAGTTAAGGAAGACAAATTGCTAAAACCCATCTACATAGAAGTTCAAAAGCAACGCGAAACTCCTGTAACCGTTCAACCACAACCCAAGGAAGAACAAAAGGACGTACCAGCAACCCATGAAAATACTACAGAACCAATATATCCGCAATAA
- the murJ gene encoding murein biosynthesis integral membrane protein MurJ — protein sequence MNSVRSTTHIAIATALSRILGFVRDMVIAWMFGASWQIDAFFVAFRIPNLVRRLVAEGTLSLPLVSVIMNYRHKEERKKIAKELSSLYIVAGFLVSVTGIVAAPAIAKILGFGFTAKVYSLSVVLLRIMFIYCLCASFVAYAMGVLNTEGVFFMPALSPLLLNVGIILFCFIAYQYSSVMWLAAGVVAGGIMQCMVVLIPLYKTGVRLTFGHIQTVHAKVLRMIVTSVMGVAVYHINVLVNTMMASTLKQGSVSYLYYADRFIEIVSGVFIISMSNAFHPEVSRLWAIRDAARLQATITSMLQASLFIALPASVGLIATGKVILATFFEHGNFYSFETVMTNQALACAAVGIPAFAVVRILMPLFISMRASAFINAISTVAIVLNGVLGFVLMHTRLLHGGLALANSISLYGVAIALVIRLLHSMKVKVDKKLTVTLLQYCIASGIMGFLLYVLQSFFPYEKGVVYTFVLVTLGIVLYALLCKILNPDMTLRTVIDAIRKDR from the coding sequence ATGAACTCAGTCAGATCAACCACACATATTGCAATAGCAACGGCGTTAAGCAGAATATTAGGCTTTGTACGGGATATGGTTATCGCATGGATGTTTGGTGCGTCCTGGCAGATTGATGCATTCTTTGTTGCATTCAGGATTCCTAATCTGGTACGAAGACTGGTTGCTGAAGGGACATTATCATTGCCCCTGGTGTCCGTTATTATGAACTATCGCCACAAAGAAGAAAGAAAAAAAATAGCTAAGGAACTATCTTCATTATACATTGTGGCAGGGTTTCTTGTATCTGTTACAGGTATTGTTGCAGCGCCTGCCATTGCAAAAATTCTTGGTTTTGGATTTACTGCAAAAGTGTATAGTCTTTCTGTAGTGCTGCTACGCATCATGTTCATCTATTGCCTGTGTGCAAGCTTTGTTGCATATGCCATGGGTGTGCTAAACACTGAAGGGGTTTTCTTCATGCCTGCATTATCGCCACTATTGCTTAATGTGGGTATTATTCTTTTTTGTTTTATTGCATATCAGTATTCCAGTGTCATGTGGCTGGCAGCAGGTGTTGTGGCAGGTGGCATTATGCAATGCATGGTTGTTCTTATTCCATTATATAAAACTGGTGTGCGCCTGACTTTTGGTCATATACAGACAGTACACGCAAAAGTGCTGCGTATGATTGTAACCTCAGTGATGGGCGTTGCTGTATATCATATTAATGTGCTGGTTAACACCATGATGGCATCAACGCTCAAGCAGGGTAGTGTTAGCTACCTGTATTATGCTGACAGGTTCATTGAGATAGTGAGTGGTGTGTTTATCATTTCAATGAGCAATGCGTTTCATCCTGAGGTTTCACGGTTGTGGGCTATCAGGGATGCTGCACGCCTGCAGGCAACAATTACATCAATGCTACAGGCATCACTGTTTATTGCACTTCCTGCCAGTGTTGGTCTTATTGCAACGGGGAAGGTTATACTGGCAACATTCTTTGAGCATGGAAATTTCTATAGTTTTGAAACAGTCATGACGAATCAGGCGCTTGCATGTGCGGCTGTTGGTATCCCTGCGTTTGCGGTGGTTCGTATTCTTATGCCACTTTTTATTAGTATGAGGGCATCTGCATTTATTAATGCAATTTCAACAGTTGCAATTGTTCTGAATGGGGTGCTTGGCTTTGTACTTATGCACACACGCCTTTTGCATGGAGGACTGGCACTTGCTAACAGCATTTCATTATATGGTGTGGCGATAGCTCTTGTGATAAGACTTTTGCATTCAATGAAGGTAAAAGTGGATAAAAAGCTTACTGTTACTTTGCTGCAGTATTGCATTGCTTCTGGAATAATGGGGTTTTTACTGTATGTACTACAATCATTTTTCCCGTATGAGAAAGGTGTTGTATATACATTTGTGCTTGTTACACTGGGGATTGTGCTGTATGCTCTACTATGTAAAATTTTAAATCCTGATATGACATTACGTACAGTGATAGATGCTATTCGGAAAGATAGGTAA
- a CDS encoding ABC transporter ATP-binding protein encodes MLTLNNLSLTISDNHILKNISVEFFEGEIIGIIGKPASGKSILLQTIAQYYTHYNGEIFFNTKPIHSIKKRDLAQNIAFQPAGYCYNHYITLHDYLLSSRIPYKTFLSPFQSFDYEIVNKYIDHFELKQFTSKPLMLLSSDVQARALLAFHFIRDAQIVMLDNPTQNLSLPSYNQLHDAIIRYCSTGKNCCIIASHDINFLAQTVDKFYIMDNGSIVDSCVPADLTEDSIKKIFGVDVFITRNIYNGKPNVHLYFEY; translated from the coding sequence ATGCTCACGTTAAACAATCTTTCGTTAACCATTAGCGATAATCATATTCTTAAAAACATTTCCGTAGAATTTTTTGAAGGTGAAATCATTGGTATAATTGGCAAACCGGCAAGTGGAAAATCCATACTGCTGCAAACAATAGCTCAGTACTACACTCACTACAATGGTGAAATTTTTTTTAATACAAAACCAATACATTCCATCAAAAAAAGGGATTTAGCTCAAAATATTGCATTTCAACCGGCAGGTTATTGTTATAACCATTACATCACCCTTCATGATTACCTTTTATCAAGCAGAATACCTTACAAAACTTTTCTTTCACCATTCCAATCTTTTGATTATGAGATAGTCAATAAATACATAGACCATTTTGAATTAAAACAATTTACATCAAAACCATTGATGCTACTTTCATCTGATGTTCAAGCACGTGCCCTTTTAGCATTTCATTTTATACGAGATGCGCAGATAGTGATGCTGGATAATCCAACACAAAATCTTTCTTTACCATCATATAATCAGCTTCATGATGCAATTATACGGTATTGTTCAACTGGAAAAAACTGCTGTATAATAGCTTCCCATGATATTAATTTCCTTGCTCAAACAGTAGATAAATTTTACATAATGGATAATGGTTCAATAGTAGATTCCTGTGTGCCTGCTGATTTAACTGAAGATTCAATAAAAAAAATATTTGGAGTGGATGTTTTTATCACACGAAACATTTATAATGGCAAACCAAATGTCCATCTATATTTTGAATATTAA